One Triticum dicoccoides isolate Atlit2015 ecotype Zavitan chromosome 5B, WEW_v2.0, whole genome shotgun sequence genomic window carries:
- the LOC119305716 gene encoding putative F-box only protein 9: MEAMAMQPTKKKRVARLPQDIIELILVRLPVSNLLRCRVVCKQWDGIIQDRQFTMAHLRHAQPRPLLFFQRGRASGKSFPSEAVLFDEAWSPSTRDVPVIEPDDFLCASCNGLVCLYSDKSTIKIANLATGECMHLAKPVKLHSRVDHHLFYSFGFSPATNEYKIMHFLPGEERHHVGGSFSVIQVYTLGGEKWRDVRTEQALSLFCVKQTGVVNADGAMYWLTKDEESSWRRAVVCFDLGDERQKLIRLPKVDFADPAFGNPLYRITEIDSKVSVAAVQARRDSGLARRLHVWTLDNKVKQSWIQKHSIELSALEILRPHFIYGDKIAMHSGNDDIYCHELTSQKFTIDVTKLAKLLDFSPRWIRHMQSYMYVKSLVRLDAYKKAGIVRTPRRKEGWRLKKWEAWEHERSEVEELWRAGHGIQQRMHELARMMGVAISLNLPAPPDQQVSLLRRLNWVEQRRVANMLKSHLEGLDAPWAVIAQAADAACGEKKKMTLAADHAKQRKGEESEAGPSRPKRKRKPSSRFDSSMWTT, encoded by the exons ATGGAAGCCATGGCGATGCAGCCAACAAAGAAGAAACGAGTGGCCAGATTGCCGCAAGATATCATCGAACTGATACTTGTGAGGCTTCCAGTGAGCAATCTGCTGCGGTGCCGTGTTGTCTGCAAGCAGTGGGATGGCATTATCCAGGATCGGCAGTTCACCATGGCACACCTCCGGCACGCGCAGCCTCGCCCCCTTTTATTTTTCCAACGAGGCCGGGCTTCAGGCAAGTCCTTCCCTAGCGAAGCAGTCCTCTTTGATGAGGCCTGGTCGCCGTCGACACGGGATGTGCCCGTGATTGAGCCTGATGATTTCTTGTGCGCTTCGTGCAATGGCCTTGTTTGCTTGTACTCGGATAAATcaaccatcaagatagccaaccttGCCACCGGTGAATGTATGCACCTCGCCAAACCCGTGAAGCTTCACTCGAGGGTTGATCACCATTTGTTCTACAGCTTTGGTTTCAGCCCAGCCACAAATGAATACAAGATCATGCACTTTCTTCCGGGCGAGGAGCGCCACCACGTCGGTGGTTCCTTCAGTGTCATTCAAGTTTACACGCTGGGCGGTGAGAAGTGGAGGGACGTCAGAACTGAACAAGCTCTGAGCTTGTTCTGTGTGAAACAAACTGGGGTCGTCAATGCTGACGGAGCAATGTACTGGCTAACCAAAGACGAAGAAAGCAGCTGGCGACGGGCCGTCGTATGCTTTGATCTCGGAGATGAACGTCAGAAATTAATACGGTTGCCCAAAGTTGATTTTGCGGATCCTGCATTTGGTAATCCGCTATATCGGATCACGGAGATAGATTCCAAGGTGTCTGTGGCTGCTGTTCAAGCCAGAAGAGATTCCGGGCTTGCACGGAGGCTGCATGTTTGGACACTTGACAACAAGGTGAAGCAAAGCTGGATCCAGAAGCATAGTATTGAGTTATCAGCACTTGAAATTCTAAGACCGCATTTCATCTACGGGGATAAGATTGCCATGCATAGTGGTAACGATGACATATACTGCCATGAATTGACTAGCCAGAAATTTACGATTGACGTAACCAAGTTGGCAAAGCTGTTAGATTTCAGCCCCCGCTGGATCCGGCATATGCAATCCTATATGTATGTGAAGTCACTTGTGCGGTTGGATGcatacaagaaggccggcatcgtgCGCACGCCAAGGCGAAAAGAGGGTTGGAGATTGAAGAAGTGGGAGGCGTGGGAACACGAACGCTCTGAGGTAGAGGAGCTGTGGAGAGCCGGCCATGGGATTCAGCAAAGGATGCAT GAACTGGCACGTATGATGGGCGTAGCCATCAGTCTGAACTTGCCTGCCCCGCCAGATCAG CAGGTTAGCCTCCTCCGACGGCTTAATTGGGTGGAGCAGAGGCGGGTGGCGAACATGCTGAAATCTCATCTTGAGGGTTTGGATGCTCCATGGGCG GTCATAGCGCAGGCAGCTGATGCGGCCTGTGGTGAGAAAAAGAAGATGACCCTAGCGGCAGACCACGCAAAG CAGAGAAAAGGAGAGGAGAGCGAGgccggcccatcaaggcccaagcgGAAGAGGAAGCCCAGCTCCAGATTCGATTCGTCAATGTGGACAACCTGA